The following DNA comes from Ricinus communis isolate WT05 ecotype wild-type chromosome 10, ASM1957865v1, whole genome shotgun sequence.
ttcttttattAGATCCCAGATAGTGAACAGAAGTAATGGTGTAAAATAGAACTGGAAATTTTGACTTCGGTGGATCTGTTGTTTTGCACAGGAATTCAGAGGCGGCAGCAATACTCCGATCAAGTGTAACTGAGAATAAAAAATCGGCTTCCCCAGAGAAAGAGGACAGGTATTACACCACAAGAGGTTCAGTGGTGGGCGTGGGCGTGGACGAGAATGGGAAGGTTTCATGGGATGCTAACAATGGAGATGATAATAAAGGACATGTAGTTTGGCCAAAGCTATATATCTCTTTGTCAAGCAAAGAGAAAGAGGAGGATTTTATGGCTATGAAAGGGTGTAAGCTTCCTCAAAGGCCTAAAAAGAGAGCCAAGATTATACAAAGAAGCTTGCTAGTAAGTCTCTTTTCTTCTGTGATCAATGCTCtcttctcctcctttcttaaaaatttctaGGGGTGGGAAACGGGAAATGATGGAAAGT
Coding sequences within:
- the LOC8276501 gene encoding uncharacterized protein LOC8276501 isoform X2 translates to MQLSYEMDKEEKSQRVNKALEPDFFLQWGNKKRLRCVRVRDPQIISQRSDGVFRRKITTRIDRRVISSTTDKETSHPQSNHRLTRNSEAAAILRSSVTENKKSASPEKEDRYYTTRGSVVGVGVDENGKVSWDANNGDDNKGHVVWPKLYISLSSKEKEEDFMAMKGCKLPQRPKKRAKIIQRSLLRPRGLKAMGSMESDSE